The genomic segment CATCGCCTGCATTGGCTCAACCATTGACAAGTTTAAACGTGAAAAATGGTCAACCCCCCTGGAAAGAAATTGCTCAGTTGTTACAGGTTTGGTCACCTGATGTATTGGTAGTTGGCATCCCATTAAATATGGATGGATCAGAACAACCGATAACCCACTTAGCACGAGATTTTTTAATGGAATTAAAAGATCGTTTTCAAATGCCCGTTTTTCCTATTGATGAAAGGTTAACAACCGTTGAGGCGCGCTCACGGCTTTTTGCTGCGGGTGGGTATAAAGCCCTGAAAAAAAAATCTATCGACAGTCTTGCTGCTCAATTAATTGTTGAAATGTGGTTAGAGAACCGATGAGTAAGGCACTTTTTAAGTCAACCTCTGTTGTTGCGTCGATGACCTTGATTTCTCGGATTTTAGGTTTTGTTCGAGATATGGTCGCTGCTAGAATTTTTGGCGCGACAGCAGCAGTCGATGCTTTTTATATTGCGTTTAAAATTCCTAATTTCATGCGTGGATTATTTGCCGAAGGATCTTTCTCTACGGCTTTTATTCCCACTTTATCTGAATATAAGCAAACTCGCTCACAGGAACAAGTGCAGCAATTTGTGGCGCATATTGCTGGGACATTAAGCTTAATTTTACTGGGAATTTGTATTCTAGGT from the Rickettsiella endosymbiont of Aleochara curtula genome contains:
- the ruvX gene encoding Holliday junction resolvase RuvX encodes the protein MPEIKTVVGFDFGSKYIGVAVGQTSPALAQPLTSLNVKNGQPPWKEIAQLLQVWSPDVLVVGIPLNMDGSEQPITHLARDFLMELKDRFQMPVFPIDERLTTVEARSRLFAAGGYKALKKKSIDSLAAQLIVEMWLENR